A stretch of the Spirochaetota bacterium genome encodes the following:
- the rpsM gene encoding 30S ribosomal protein S13, with protein sequence MARIAGVELPNKKIEIALTYIFGIGRSRAKMIINQTGIDPSKRANELTDEEVNKIRKIIDSSFKVEGDLRTEIAMNIKRLKDIGCYRGLRHIVGLPVRGQRTRTNARTRKGPRGSLLKKNKKTQATTGK encoded by the coding sequence ATGGCAAGAATCGCTGGTGTAGAATTACCTAATAAAAAAATTGAAATTGCTTTAACTTATATATTTGGAATAGGAAGAAGTAGAGCTAAAATGATTATTAATCAGACAGGAATAGATCCTTCTAAGAGAGCTAATGAATTAACTGATGAAGAAGTTAATAAAATAAGAAAAATTATTGACTCAAGTTTCAAAGTAGAGGGAGATCTTAGAACAGAAATAGCTATGAATATAAAGAGATTGAAGGATATTGGGTGTTACAGAGGATTAAGACATATTGTAGGTCTTCCTGTAAGAGGTCAAAGAACAAGAACTAATGCTAGGACAAGAAAAGGGCCAAGAGGTAGCTTATTAAAGAAAAACAAAAAAACACAAGCAACAACCGGTAAATAA
- the rpmJ gene encoding 50S ribosomal protein L36, whose translation MKVRASVKKICNKCKIIVRKGKIRVICENPKHKQRQG comes from the coding sequence ATGAAAGTAAGAGCTTCAGTAAAAAAGATTTGTAATAAATGTAAAATAATTGTTAGAAAAGGGAAAATAAGAGTAATTTGCGAAAATCCAAAACATAAACAGAGACAAGGTTAA
- the infA gene encoding translation initiation factor IF-1, with product MAKEETILMDGEIVEVLPNTLFKVKLKNGHIILGHPAGKLRMFNIRLFAGDKVKVELSPYDLNKGRIIYRLK from the coding sequence ATGGCTAAAGAGGAAACCATATTAATGGATGGTGAGATAGTAGAAGTACTTCCAAATACATTATTTAAAGTTAAATTAAAAAATGGGCATATCATATTAGGCCATCCTGCTGGTAAGCTTAGAATGTTTAATATAAGATTGTTTGCAGGAGATAAAGTAAAAGTTGAGCTTTCACCTTATGATTTAAATAAAGGAAGAATAATATATAGATTAAAATGA
- a CDS encoding nucleoside monophosphate kinase, which produces MFFLCLYGMPGSGKGSQAKIISKKLNLLHISTGDIIRDIIKEKKKGYEKLEEFIISGKLVPDEIVTSILIDYINDFFINKNGILFDGYPRNIKQFELLEKFINEKYNEKLINIFIKTDEEVVKKRVLGRRVCGICSKIFNIYNDGELKNCNECGGELIIRKDDSEEVFYKRMSEYNNFTKPLVEFLENKGNLLTVDGNFKTIDELSKDLIDYLMKKNSYE; this is translated from the coding sequence ATGTTTTTCTTGTGTCTGTATGGTATGCCTGGTTCAGGTAAAGGAAGTCAGGCAAAAATTATATCTAAAAAATTAAATCTACTTCATATTTCTACAGGTGATATAATAAGAGATATAATTAAAGAAAAGAAAAAAGGGTATGAGAAATTAGAGGAATTTATTATTTCTGGGAAATTAGTTCCTGATGAAATTGTTACATCAATATTAATAGATTATATAAACGATTTTTTTATTAATAAAAATGGAATATTATTTGATGGATATCCTAGAAATATTAAACAATTTGAACTTCTTGAAAAATTTATTAATGAAAAATATAATGAAAAATTAATAAATATTTTTATAAAGACTGATGAGGAAGTTGTAAAAAAAAGAGTATTAGGAAGAAGAGTTTGTGGTATTTGTAGTAAGATATTTAATATTTATAATGATGGAGAACTTAAAAACTGCAATGAATGTGGTGGAGAATTAATAATAAGGAAAGATGATTCAGAAGAAGTATTTTATAAGAGAATGAGTGAATATAATAATTTTACAAAACCTTTAGTTGAATTTTTAGAAAATAAGGGTAATCTATTAACCGTTGATGGTAATTTTAAAACGATAGATGAACTATCTAAAGATTTAATTGATTATTTAATGAAAAAAAATAGTTATGAATAA